One genomic region from Drosophila busckii strain San Diego stock center, stock number 13000-0081.31 chromosome 3R, ASM1175060v1, whole genome shotgun sequence encodes:
- the LOC108602969 gene encoding allergen Tab y 5.0101 — protein MASSIKQLLIGSLLFSIFVGVRAKPKYCSKEYCSIPGAKHVACGKEKNYLGPKCEVDAEVADLTDINEVIVFRINELRTLVARGGFNGFTAAARMGTLTWNKELADIAEYNVRKCSMHKDRCRNTKNHQKVGQLVAYRGLKGSTPVIIDILNDLLNLWFSEQTATTMNDIANYNGPDGKPKNGFLQLILEGATSVGCAALQQAKNGWLQTFFTCNFENAPVAGKPIFTTANTAGEGCILGKHPKHVHLCSEKENYGQHSPKLKVRSKQADSAPAEESAVSPAAGGETTPAAGGETTPAVGGETTPATGGETTPAAGGETTPAAGGETTPAAGGETTPAAGGEATPAAGGEATPAAGGSKEKPAEGSEAPPTGASDTGNGQETTTKAATEVDEDAFTTMKTPSRFLRLKFMLYLRKLRRAASLIQRYNIVILTNNYLVMDSKGNSPS, from the exons ATGGCCTCTTCAATCAAACAGTTATTAATAGGCAGTCTTCTGTTCAGCATTTTCGTCGGAGTCCGAGCTAAACCAAAGTACTGTAGCAAGGAGTATTGTAGCATTCCCGGCGCtaagcatgttgcatgtggaAAAGAAAAGAAT TATTTGGGCCCTAAATGTGAAGTAGATGCTGAGGTGGCGGATCTTACTGACATTAATGAAGTTATTGTATTTCGCATAAACGAATTGCGCACATTGGTGGCTCGCGGTGGGTTTAATGGATTTACAGCAGCTGCTCGTATGGGAACCCTTACTTGGAATAAAGAACTTGCTGATATTGCTGAGTACAATGTCCGAAAATGCTCAATGCATAAAGATAGGTGTCGAAATACAAAGAACCATCAAAAAGTTGGTCAGTTGGTAGCTTACCGCGGTCTCAAGGGATCCACACCGGTAATTATTGATATCTTAAATGATTTGTTAAATCTTTGGTTTAGCGAACAGACAGCAACGACAATGAACGATATTGCTAACTACAACGGTCCTGATGG CAAGCCTAAGAATGGTTTCCTGCAACTTATTCTGGAAGGTGCCACTTCGGTTGGATGCGCAGCTCTGCAGCAGGCAAAAAATGGATGgctacaaacattttttacgTGTAATTTTGAGAATGCTCCCGTTGCGGGAAAACCAATTTTTACAACAGCAAACACTGCTGGCGAAGGCTGTATCTTGGGTAAGCACCCGAAGCATGTGCATCTTTGCAGCGAAAAAGAGAACTATGGTCAGCATTCGCCTAAACTTAAAGTTCGGAGTAAACAAGCAGATAGCGCGCCAGCTGAAGAGTCAGCGGTATCGCCAGCTGCAGGAGGAGAAACAACGCCAGCTGCAGGAGGAGAAACAACGCCAGCCGTAGGAGGAGAAACAACGCCAGCTACAGGAGGAGAAACAACGCCAGCTGCAGGAGGAGAAACAACGCCAGCTGCAGGAGGAGAAACAACCCCAGCTGCAGGAGGAGAAACAACGCCAGCTGCAGGAGGAGAAGCAACCCCAGCTGCAGGAGGAGAAGCAACCCCAGCTGCAGGAGGATCAAAGGAGAAGCCAGCGGAAGGATCTGAGGCACCGCCAACTGGAGCATCTGACACAGGCAATGGCCAGGAAACAACAACTAAGGCTGCGACTGAAGTTGATGAGGATGCATTTACAACAATGAAAACACCCTCACGCTTTTTacgtttgaaatttatgttatatTTGCGTAAGCTTAGAAGAGCAGCAAGTCTAATCCAACGATATAATATTGTGATTTTGACTAATAACTATTTGGTGATGGACTCCAAAGGGAACAGCCCtagttga
- the LOC108602966 gene encoding E3 ubiquitin-protein ligase RNF13 isoform X2 → MLGNRYFTLELTFLLVCLTCHQFFIEGHVLVYKRITNQLIEEFNDLPSRFGPEISGNSLRLFAVPADNTYGCKHLKPPPRTGYPPNAKFVVIISRGGDCTFETKVRVAQSAMYYAVIIYNNEGDELEQMTANNVTGIHTPSVFVGLTTGKILLSFYTTDVDLLINDELPFNINTQLILPFSILIGLCFLIMIVYMIYKCIREQRRQRRYRLPKRMLKKIPVLRYTKNNPNTKYETCVICLEDFVEDDKLRVLPCSHPYHSHCIDPWLTENRRVCPICKRKVFTKGETRASRNRQPSLDSVTDTDDDTTPLLQQQQPTSATPGVAATAVVASGSNSSTLNMPATAGAATTRHGTFRRDNNINESVAAQEQHSSDDENALLMNTSASSSQRRINPFDRSPNLPAHLVNQLNEPSATFWSRLNARLFRRQPASISVAAPAYLEHVESGTNTYAGRGMTATATAAIETVPTSNNILNPNLSGSFKDDDQLPPHRSIYEPIAAVTPGTEQQRTPSIAVAAADSAFLQTPTQGGIGVAALPPHSSSDLQFLI, encoded by the exons atgtTGGGCAATCGTTATTTCACACTCGAATTGACATTTTTGCTAGTCTGTTTGACATGCCATCAATTCTTTATTGAAGGTCATGTACTTGTTTATAAGCGTATTACAAATCAG CTCATAGAGGAGTTTAATGACTTGCCATCAAGATTTGGTCCCGAAATATCTGGCAACAGTTTGCGCTTGTTTGCAGTGCCAGCTGACAATACATATGGTTGCAAGCATTTAAAGCCACCACCAAGGACTGGGTATCCACCTAACGCCAAGTTTGTGGTGATTATATCGCG CGGCGGTGATTGTACTTTTGAGACAAAGGTGCGCGTTGCACAGAGTGCTATGTACTATGCTGTGATCATCTACAACAATGAGGGCGACGAGCTGG aacAAATGACCGCCAATAATGTCACAGGCATACATACACCATCCGTTTTTGTGGGCCTTACCACcggcaaaatattattatcgTTCTACACAACCGATGTGGATCTGCTGATCAACGATGAGCTGCcctttaatataaatacacagCTTATATTGCCGTTTTCGATACTAATTGGACTCTGTTTTCTGATTATG ATTGTCTACATGATATACAAATGCATACGCGAGCAGCGTCGGCAGCGTCGCTACAGATTGCCCAAAAGAATGCTGAAGAAAATTCCAGTGCTGCGTTATACCAAAAATAATCCAAACACCAAATATGAGACTTGCGTTATCTGCCTCGAGGACTTTGTCGAAGACGATAAGCTGCGTGTGCTGCCATGTTCACATC CATATCACAGCCACTGCATTGATCCTTGGCTAACTGAGAACCGCCGTGTCTGTCCAATTTGCAAGCGCAAGGTTTTTACGAAAGGCGAAACTCGTGCAAGTCGGAATCGACAGCCTTCATTGGATAGTGTCACGGATACTGACGATGATACAACGCcgcttttgcagcagcagcagccaacatcAGCAACTCCAGGCGTTGCAGCGACTGCAGTTGttgccagcggcagcaatagcagcactCTAAATATGCCTGCCACAGCTGGCGCTGCCACAACGCGTCACGGCACATTTAGGCGcgacaataatataaatgaatcAGTAGCGGCACAGGAACAGCACAGCTCTGATGATGAGAATG CGCTACTGATGAATACATCAGCATCGTCCTCCCAACGCCGCATCAATCCATTCGATCGTTCACCTAATTTGCCAGCTCATTTGGTGAATCAACTGAACGAACCAAGTGCTACTTTCTGGTCACGTCTCAACGCTCG CTTGTTTCGACGCCAGCCAGCAAGCATCAGTGTGGCGGCACCCGCATATCTGGAGCATGTGGAGTCTGGTACAAACACATATGCTGGTCGTGGCATGacagcaactgccacagctgctATTGAAACCGTACCCACATCTAACAACATTCTGAATCCGAATTTAAGCGGTTCGTTTAAAGATGATGATCAATTGCCACCACATCGATCCATCTATGAGCCAATTGCAGCAGTCACACCTGGCACAGAGCAGCAACGCACACCGtctattgctgttgccgccgccgatTCGGCGTTTTTGCAGACGCCCACGCAGGGCGGCATAGGCGTAGCTGCATTGCCGCCACACAGCTCTTCGGATCTGCAATTTCTCATATGA
- the LOC108602968 gene encoding zinc finger protein 236: MATYNMLTDEQAKLNSRLEAHIVYICPECGKAFRTQVEWRQHLNMKHDYLSKTFVDFKFTQVDEHFHECQVCFKYVENAHKTIALLQYHYFLHLEHRETYRCVHCRCAYTRRRALNEHLMNTHLKEIEKYEAKLKQAKRSTGDISSKIAISKQQAENRKDLLQKALLDIDLQTELPENTVATKLKAKPNASEQALDRCLDAYEDIIRKETENEENPEELNELCEEFFEEQPSESTNAQQPKELVIIEIDALGKEEVASLKKKMSSQSIRKAERESSPPKKRRRLPTQEEDENPEMSSNELAKLISYLCPTCGKEIDAMDDWRKHVFKMHDFENFIGNSFKIKDTQSTCLQCHDVLHTTSRSDLQKHCFKHLPYRSYLKCTLCDRTKTSMSKMFNHIRYNHQDELQNKNKTQIIVKSEPRSTQTQRITKQHENHDSHGLDDKEDNDDDDNLTCQYCNKIFKTKWRFDRHILLCKASGAPKHSYVTTADDLLKHLQEGRQRIHAIWSKMQTTTI, encoded by the exons atgGCCACTTATAATATGCTCACCGATGAGCAAGCTAAGCTGAATTCACGCCTGGAGGCTCACATAGTGTACATATGCCCCGAATGCGGTAAAGCCTTTCGCACCCAAGTTGAATGGCGGCAGCACTTGAATATG AAACATGACTATTTGAGTAAGACATTTGTCGATTTCAAATTTACCCAAGTCGATGAACATTTTCACGAGTGTCAAGTGTGCTTCAAGTATGTGGAGAACGCCCACAAGACcattgcgctgctgcagtaTCATTATTTCTTGCATTTGGAACATCGTGAAACTTACCGATGTGTGCACTGTCGCTGCGCATATACAAGACGTCGTGCCTTGAATGAACATTTGATGAACACACACTTgaaagaaattgaaaagtacgaagctaaactaaagcaagcaaagcgcaGCACTGGGGATATAAGCTCAAAAATAGCTATCTCAAAACAACAGGCAGAAAATCGGAAAGATTTATTGCAGAAGGCACTACTAGACATTGATTTGCAAACCGAGTTGCCGGAAAATACAGTGGCCACAAAACTGAAAGCCAAGCCCAATGCTAGCGAGCAAGCACTCGATCGTTGTCTAGACGCCTACGAAGATATTATACGCAAGGAAACGGAAAATGAGGAAAATCCCGAGGAATTAAATGAGCTGTGTGAGGAATTCTTTGAGGAACAACCTTCAGAATCAACCAAtgcgcagcagccaaaggaATTAGtgattattgaaattgatgcGTTGGGTAAAGAGGAGGTCGCTagcttaaagaaaaaaatgagcTCGCAAAGCATCAGAAAAGCTGAACGAGAGAGTTCACCACCAAAAAAACGCCGTCGCTTGCCGACACAAGAAGAAGATGAGAATCCTGAAATGTCAAGCAATGAGCTAGCTAAgctaatttcatatttatgccCAACATGTGGCAAAGAGATTGATGCTATGGATGACTGGCGTAAACATGTATTCAAAATGCATGATTTTGAGAACTTCATTGGgaatagctttaaaataaaagatacTCAGAGCACTTGCCTACAATGCCACGATGTACTGCATACTACGTCGCGCAGCGATCTGCAAAAGCATTGCTTTAAACACCTGCCATATCGATCGTATCTAAAGTGCACCTTATGCGATCGTACAAAGACGAGCATGTCCAAAATGTTTAATCATATACGCTACAATCATCAAGATGAGCTtcaaaacaagaacaaaacgCAGATTATTGTCAAATCTGAGCCGCGCTCGACCCAAACACAGCGCATAACTAAGCAGCATGAAAACCACGACAGCCATGGATTAGACGATAAAGaagacaacgacgacgacgataaTCTTACCTGTCAAtactgcaataaaatatttaaaacgaaATGGCGTTTTGACAGGCATATACTTCTATGTAAAGCATCGGGAGCACCAAAGCACTCATATGTGACGACTGCAGACGATTTGCTGAAGCATTTACAAGAAGGACGTCAACGCATTCACGCTATTTGGAGTAAAATGCAAACGACGACAATATGA
- the LOC108602966 gene encoding E3 ubiquitin-protein ligase RNF13 isoform X1: MLGNRYFTLELTFLLVCLTCHQFFIEGHVLVYKRITNQLIEEFNDLPSRFGPEISGNSLRLFAVPADNTYGCKHLKPPPRTGYPPNAKFVVIISRGGDCTFETKVRVAQSAMYYAVIIYNNEGDELEQMTANNVTGIHTPSVFVGLTTGKILLSFYTTDVDLLINDELPFNINTQLILPFSILIGLCFLIMQIVYMIYKCIREQRRQRRYRLPKRMLKKIPVLRYTKNNPNTKYETCVICLEDFVEDDKLRVLPCSHPYHSHCIDPWLTENRRVCPICKRKVFTKGETRASRNRQPSLDSVTDTDDDTTPLLQQQQPTSATPGVAATAVVASGSNSSTLNMPATAGAATTRHGTFRRDNNINESVAAQEQHSSDDENALLMNTSASSSQRRINPFDRSPNLPAHLVNQLNEPSATFWSRLNARLFRRQPASISVAAPAYLEHVESGTNTYAGRGMTATATAAIETVPTSNNILNPNLSGSFKDDDQLPPHRSIYEPIAAVTPGTEQQRTPSIAVAAADSAFLQTPTQGGIGVAALPPHSSSDLQFLI, from the exons atgtTGGGCAATCGTTATTTCACACTCGAATTGACATTTTTGCTAGTCTGTTTGACATGCCATCAATTCTTTATTGAAGGTCATGTACTTGTTTATAAGCGTATTACAAATCAG CTCATAGAGGAGTTTAATGACTTGCCATCAAGATTTGGTCCCGAAATATCTGGCAACAGTTTGCGCTTGTTTGCAGTGCCAGCTGACAATACATATGGTTGCAAGCATTTAAAGCCACCACCAAGGACTGGGTATCCACCTAACGCCAAGTTTGTGGTGATTATATCGCG CGGCGGTGATTGTACTTTTGAGACAAAGGTGCGCGTTGCACAGAGTGCTATGTACTATGCTGTGATCATCTACAACAATGAGGGCGACGAGCTGG aacAAATGACCGCCAATAATGTCACAGGCATACATACACCATCCGTTTTTGTGGGCCTTACCACcggcaaaatattattatcgTTCTACACAACCGATGTGGATCTGCTGATCAACGATGAGCTGCcctttaatataaatacacagCTTATATTGCCGTTTTCGATACTAATTGGACTCTGTTTTCTGATTATG caGATTGTCTACATGATATACAAATGCATACGCGAGCAGCGTCGGCAGCGTCGCTACAGATTGCCCAAAAGAATGCTGAAGAAAATTCCAGTGCTGCGTTATACCAAAAATAATCCAAACACCAAATATGAGACTTGCGTTATCTGCCTCGAGGACTTTGTCGAAGACGATAAGCTGCGTGTGCTGCCATGTTCACATC CATATCACAGCCACTGCATTGATCCTTGGCTAACTGAGAACCGCCGTGTCTGTCCAATTTGCAAGCGCAAGGTTTTTACGAAAGGCGAAACTCGTGCAAGTCGGAATCGACAGCCTTCATTGGATAGTGTCACGGATACTGACGATGATACAACGCcgcttttgcagcagcagcagccaacatcAGCAACTCCAGGCGTTGCAGCGACTGCAGTTGttgccagcggcagcaatagcagcactCTAAATATGCCTGCCACAGCTGGCGCTGCCACAACGCGTCACGGCACATTTAGGCGcgacaataatataaatgaatcAGTAGCGGCACAGGAACAGCACAGCTCTGATGATGAGAATG CGCTACTGATGAATACATCAGCATCGTCCTCCCAACGCCGCATCAATCCATTCGATCGTTCACCTAATTTGCCAGCTCATTTGGTGAATCAACTGAACGAACCAAGTGCTACTTTCTGGTCACGTCTCAACGCTCG CTTGTTTCGACGCCAGCCAGCAAGCATCAGTGTGGCGGCACCCGCATATCTGGAGCATGTGGAGTCTGGTACAAACACATATGCTGGTCGTGGCATGacagcaactgccacagctgctATTGAAACCGTACCCACATCTAACAACATTCTGAATCCGAATTTAAGCGGTTCGTTTAAAGATGATGATCAATTGCCACCACATCGATCCATCTATGAGCCAATTGCAGCAGTCACACCTGGCACAGAGCAGCAACGCACACCGtctattgctgttgccgccgccgatTCGGCGTTTTTGCAGACGCCCACGCAGGGCGGCATAGGCGTAGCTGCATTGCCGCCACACAGCTCTTCGGATCTGCAATTTCTCATATGA
- the LOC108602965 gene encoding general transcription factor IIF subunit 1, whose protein sequence is MSSGAKAALTSTGTTSATATATAASAPSVGGSGNVQEFKIRVPKMRKKHHVMRFNATLNVDFAQWRNVKLERENNMKEFRGMDEEQPKFGAGSEYNRDQREEARRKKFGIIARKYRPEAQPWILKVGGKTGKKFKGIREGGVGENAAFYVFTHAPDGAIEAYPLTEWYNFQPIQRYKSLSAEEAEQEFGRRKKVMNYFSLMLRKRLRGDEEEEQDPEEVKLIKSATKKSKELKITDMDEWIDSEDESDSNDEEEKKKKEQEDSDDGSGKKAKGKKGAEKKKKKRDVDDEAFEESDDGDEEGREMDYDTSSSEDEPDPESKMVKDMKGVAEEDALRKLLTSDEEEDEEKKSDESDKEDGDEKKKKDKNKDEAGKDKKKKKQVKDDKKNKGNGTDSSTDLSSDSTDSEEDLSNGPPKKKPNAANKDKDKDKDNANKASTSGATQNKSRSATPTPTNDASKRKLNSLPSDLTGSDTSNSPNSTPAKRPKNELSNSLPSSFAGVVSNKVEDYGITEEAVRRYLKRKPLTATELLTKFKNKKTGVSSDRLVETMTKILKKINPVKHTIQGKMYLWIK, encoded by the exons ATGTCGAGTGGCGCCAAAGCAGCG TTAACAAGCACAGGCACCACGTccgcaactgcaactgcaacggcGGCCAGTGCACCATCAGTTGGTGGGAGCGGAAATGTACAGGAGTTTAAGATTAGAGTGCCCAAGATGCGCAAGAAGCATCATGTTATGCGTTTTAATGCTACACTTAACGTGGACTTTGCTCAATGGCGCAACGTAAAGCTAGAGCGCGAGAACAATATGAAAGAATTTCGTGGTATGGACGAGGAGCAGCCCAAGTTTGGGGCTGGCTCGGAATATAATCGAGACCAGCGCGAGGAGGCGCGTCGCAAAAAATTTGGCATCATAGCGCGCAAGTACAGGCCAGAAGCCCAGCCATGGATATTGAAAGTAGGTGGCAAGACTGGCAAAAAATTCAAGGGAATACGAGAAGGTGGCGTTGGCGAAAACGCAGCATTCTATGTCTTCACCCACGCGCCAGATGGCGCCATTGAAGCCTATCCGCTAACTGAATGGTATAACTTTCAGCCCATTCAGCGTTATAAGTCGCTGTCTGCTGAGGAAGCGGAGCAGGAGTTTGGACGACGCAAGAAGGTAATGAATTACTTTTCACTTATGTTGCGCAAACGTTTGCGAGGcgacgaggaggaggagcaggatCCTGAGGAGGTCAAGCTTATAAAGAGTGCCACTAAAAAGTCAAAGGAGCTGAAAATTACTGACATGGATGAATGGATAGACTCGGAGGATGAATCCGACTCAAATGATGAGgaagagaaaaagaaaaaagagcaAGAAGACAGCGATGATGGCTCTGGCAAGAAAGCTAAAGGTAAGAAAGGCGCagagaagaagaaaaagaaacgGGACGTTGACGATGAGGCTTTCGAAGAGTCTGACGATGGAGACGAGGAGGGTCGCGAAATGGACTACGATACCAGTTCAAGTGAAGa TGAACCAGATCCAGAGTCCAAGATGGTTAAGGATATGAAAGGCGTTGCCGAAGAAGATGCGCTGCGCAAGTTGTTGACATCAGATGAAGAAGAGGACGAAGAGAAGAAATCTGATGAGTCTGATAAGGAAGATGGAGacgaaaagaagaagaaagatAAAAACAAGGACGAGGCCGGCAAggataaaaagaaaaagaagcaaGTTAAAGATGACAAAAAGAACAAAGGCAATGGTACCGATTCATCCACGGATCTCAGCTCTGACAGTACCGACTCTGAGGAAGATCTTAGCAATGGTCCGCCTAAGAAGAAACCAAATGCAGCTAATAAAGATAAGGACAAGGATAAGGATAACGCCAACAAGGCCAGCACAAGCGGTGCAACTCAAAATAAATCACGTTCGGCAACTCCAACGCCTACTAATGATGCCAGCAAGCGCAAATTAAACAGCTTGCCAAGTGATCTAACCGGGTCTGACACCAGCAACAGTCCCAATAGCACCCCTGCCAAGCGTCCCAAGAATGAGCTTAGCAATTCCTTGCCATCTTCATTTGCAGGTGTCGTTAGCAACAAAGTGGA AGACTACGGTATAACCGAAGAGGCTGTGCGCCGTTATCTCAAACGTAAGCCCTTGACAGCTACAGAGCTGCtaacaaagtttaaaaacaaaaagactGGCGTGTCCAGCGATCGTTTGGTTGAGACAATGACCAAGATATTGAAGAAAATCAATCCAGTCAAGCACACTATTCAGGGAAAAATGTACTTGTggattaaataa
- the LOC108604056 gene encoding transmembrane and coiled-coil domains protein 2: MDATQTVSSAASTCRDQLTLQPLRSSRASSANLRASRSPSASRSSEQMSRERSNDSATVAAAPTAAAAAAAPTAVTIAAAAAAATNNSNSSASSSTVAAAQAAVYSGGNTVTGSLSSSGGVAVRGFRSHSPTHRRRSRERQRRTHGSDQGGLLAYSGLIGAGVGDMTDFSVAVAGANVVGGGGGGGGGSAGTGSGLEDSSRLSGNEDYYSSFVSDEFDSSKKHRRSHERSSSLQALDRLNTKIQCTKESIRQEQTSRDDNVNEYLKLAASADKQQLQRIKAVFEKKNQKSAHSISQLQKKLDNYTKRAKDLQNHQYQTKSQHRQPREVLRDVGQGLRNVGGNIRDGITGFSGSVMSKPREFAHLIKNKFGSADNINQLSEAELQGMQAANADVLGVAGERLQQQHAQQLTNVGTSTGSGGGNNLNNNTTTGSGTGKFNSDNGSECSSVTSESIPAGSGKSQSGASQYHIVLKSLLTELAERKAENEKLKERVERLESGQKEFNNLTATLESERYRAEGLEEQINDLTELHQNEIENLKQTIADMEEKVQYQSDERLRDVNEVLENCQTRISKMEHMSQQQYVTVEGIDNSNARALVVKLINVVLTILQVVLLLVATAAGIIMPFLKTRVRVLTTFLSICLVIFVIRQWPDVQDIGAGLVRHLKQSLVVK, encoded by the exons TGTCCAGGGAACGCAGCAACGActcagcaacagttgcagcagcgccgacagcagcagcagcagcagcagcgccaacagcagtgacgatagcagcagcagcagctgctgcaactaacaacagcaactcgtCGGCCTCGTCCAGCACAGTGGCAGCTGCACAGGCGGCTGTCTATAGCGGCGGCAACACGGTGACCGGCAGTCTGAGCAGCAGTGGGGGCGTGGCCGTGCGCGGCTTTCGCAGCCACAGCCCCACACATCGGCGACGCAGTCGCGAGCGCCAGCGACGCACACATGGCTCCGATCAGGGCGGTTTGCTTGCCTACAGCGGTCTCATTGGTGCCGGCGTTGGCGACATGACGGACTTttccgttgctgttgctggcgcgaatgttgttggcggcggcggcggcggtggtggcggcagCGCTGGCACTGGCAGCGGCCTGGAAGACTCATCGCGTCTATCGGGCAATGAGGACTACTACTCGTCGTTTGTCTCCGATGAgtttgacagcagcaaaaagcatcGACGCAGCCATGAGCGTAGTTCCAGCTTGCAGGCGCTTGATCGCCTCAACACCAAGATACAGTGCACCAAGGAGTCAATTAGACAGGAGCAGACTTCCAGAGATG ACAATGTCAACGAGTATCTAAAGCTCGCTGCAAGCGCCgacaagcaacagctgcaacgcATTAAG gcTGTCTTTGAGAAAAAGAATCAAAAGAGCGCACACAGCATTTCACAGCTGCAAAAGAAACTGGACAATTACACCAAACGTGCCAAAGATCTGCAGAATCATCAATACCAGACCAAGAGTCAGCATCGCCAGCCACGCGAAGTGCTGCGCGATGTGGGCCAAGGACTACGCAATGTGGGCGGCAATATACGCGATGGCATCACTGGCTTCTCCGGCTCGGTAATGTCCAAGCCGCGTGAGTTTGCGCATCTGATTAAGAACAAGTTCGGCAGTGCGGACAACATCAATCAGCTGAGCGAGGCTGAGCTGCAGGGCATGCAGGCGGCCAATGCGGATgtgctgggcgtggctggtgagcgactgcagcagcagcatgcgcaGCAGCTAACCAACGTAGGCACCTCAACTGGCTCTGGTGGCGGCAACAATttgaacaacaacaccacAACTGGCAGCGGCACCGGCAAATTCAACAGCGACAATGGCAGCGAGTGCAGCAGCGTCACCAGCGAAAGTATACCAGCGGG TTCCGGCAAGAGTCAATCGGGCGCCAGTCAGTACCACATTGTGCTCAAGTCGCTGTTAACGGAGCTGGCCGAGCGCAAAGCTGAGAACGAGAAGCTCAAAGAGCGCGTCGAACGCCTCGAG TCTGGCCAAAAGGAGTTCAACAACTTGACTGCAACACTTGAAAGTGAACGCTATCGTGCCGAGGGCTTGGAGGAGCAAATCAATGACTTGACGGAATTGCATCAG AATGAAATTGAGAATCTGAAACAAACGATTGCTGACATGGAAGAGAAAGTGCAATACCAAAGTGATGAAAGGCTACGTGACGTCAACGAAGTGCTCGAGAACTGTCAGACAAGG ATATCGAAAATGGAGCACAtgtcgcagcagcaatatgTTACCGTCGAGGGCATTGACAACTCGAATGCTCGTGCGCTGGTTGTGAAACTCATCAATGTGGTATTAACAATATTGCAagtggtgctgctgttggttgccaCTGCAGCGGGCATCATAATGCCGTTTCTCAAAACAAG GGTTCGCGTGCTGACTACATTTCTATCAATTTGCTTGGTTATCTTTGTGATACGCCAATGGCCGGATGTTCAGGATATAGGCGCTGGCCTGGTGCGGCACCTCAAGCAATCGCTTGTGGTCAAGTAG